Proteins from a single region of Amycolatopsis sp. CA-230715:
- a CDS encoding GAF and ANTAR domain-containing protein, with the protein MSEHARRQGGTVSVEIVCDTAASALRVTGAGLLVGTGSGGLMELRYSSAPLSARLADIEATVGEGPASDAWRERAPVLVSDLDDLAAARRWPLYTASAVEAGSRAVFALPLVVGAVKVGVLTLCRREPRPLEAAELTDALVFGEIVMMLVLDEYAGVPNADSGPPGSTFTLSDPRVHQAAGMIAARLDLTLDDAYARLRARAFADRRTLSEVAADVVGRVLRFDIEKGAG; encoded by the coding sequence ATGTCCGAACACGCCAGGAGGCAGGGCGGAACGGTCTCGGTCGAGATTGTCTGCGATACGGCCGCGAGCGCGCTGCGGGTCACCGGTGCGGGTTTGCTGGTGGGTACCGGGAGTGGCGGCCTCATGGAGCTCCGGTACTCGAGCGCGCCGCTGTCCGCTCGGCTCGCGGACATCGAAGCCACGGTGGGGGAAGGGCCCGCGAGCGACGCGTGGCGCGAGCGGGCGCCGGTGCTGGTGTCCGATTTGGATGATCTCGCCGCCGCTCGCCGCTGGCCGTTGTACACCGCGTCCGCCGTCGAAGCCGGTAGCCGGGCGGTTTTCGCGTTGCCGCTGGTCGTCGGTGCGGTGAAGGTGGGGGTGCTGACCCTGTGCCGCCGAGAACCGCGGCCGTTGGAGGCCGCCGAACTGACCGACGCGCTGGTGTTCGGGGAGATCGTCATGATGCTCGTGCTCGATGAGTACGCCGGCGTGCCGAACGCGGACAGCGGTCCCCCGGGGAGCACTTTCACCCTGTCCGATCCGCGGGTCCACCAGGCGGCTGGAATGATCGCGGCACGGCTGGACCTGACGCTCGACGACGCATATGCACGGTTGCGTGCACGCGCGTTCGCCGACCGGCGGACGCTGTCCGAGGTCGCCGCCGACGTGGTCGGCAGAGTGTTGAGGTTCGACATCGAGA
- a CDS encoding sigma-70 family RNA polymerase sigma factor has product MRPELITAAVRGDPGATEGLLRLLHPVVLRYCVRRLGGRDHRATGAEDCTQDVLVAVLAALPRYRYPADRFLSFVFGIAGHKIVDVYRGRAGDRTEPVPDFGEGHGDRGRDEIELADQQLTLSWLLGRLPPRHREVLAMRVLFGYSAEETAATLGMPSAGAVRVTQHRALTTLREALAGEVTDGTAGQRSREHGR; this is encoded by the coding sequence ATGCGGCCGGAGCTCATCACAGCGGCCGTCCGCGGCGATCCCGGTGCGACCGAGGGACTTCTGCGGCTGCTGCACCCGGTCGTCCTCCGCTACTGCGTTCGCCGCCTCGGCGGGCGCGACCACCGCGCGACGGGAGCAGAGGACTGCACGCAGGACGTGCTCGTCGCGGTGCTCGCGGCGCTGCCGCGGTACCGCTATCCGGCTGACCGGTTCCTTTCCTTCGTCTTCGGTATCGCCGGGCACAAGATCGTCGACGTCTACCGCGGCAGGGCGGGCGACCGGACCGAGCCGGTGCCCGATTTCGGCGAGGGGCACGGCGATCGCGGCCGGGACGAAATCGAGCTGGCCGACCAGCAGCTGACCTTGTCGTGGCTGCTGGGTCGGCTTCCCCCGCGGCATCGCGAGGTGCTGGCCATGCGAGTGCTGTTCGGCTATTCCGCCGAAGAGACCGCGGCGACACTGGGGATGCCGAGCGCGGGCGCGGTGCGCGTGACCCAGCACCGGGCGTTGACCACATTGCGAGAGGCGCTGGCGGGCGAGGTCACGGACGGCACCGCCGGGCAGCGGAGCCGGGAGCACGGGCGATGA
- a CDS encoding ANTAR domain-containing protein has protein sequence MNAELLPRTFVELTDALPGGVGLDRFTRLVVDKVIELVGADSAVLLLAGRGATRPTLASGSSQRARELGQLQLSLDEGPCLDAFRDGVAVRYPEDRQWPRFSHRVGSDQEFSLDAIPLRREDISGALGIIRVGSTGLDATALGAATAIADLAAISIARHGRLRTRQRHAKRLRSTLDVLITVEQAKGILAERTGTDIETAHKLMQDYAHVQNESMSGIARRVVAETGKPT, from the coding sequence ATGAACGCCGAACTCCTCCCCCGCACGTTCGTCGAACTCACCGACGCGCTCCCCGGCGGTGTCGGCCTCGACCGCTTCACCCGATTGGTCGTCGACAAGGTGATCGAACTCGTCGGAGCCGATTCCGCCGTCCTGCTGCTCGCGGGACGCGGTGCGACCCGGCCGACGCTGGCGTCCGGCTCCTCGCAGCGCGCCCGCGAACTCGGCCAGCTTCAGCTCAGCCTCGACGAAGGCCCGTGCCTCGACGCGTTCCGCGACGGCGTGGCCGTGCGGTACCCGGAGGACCGGCAGTGGCCGCGGTTCAGCCACCGGGTCGGCTCGGACCAGGAGTTCTCTCTCGATGCCATCCCCCTGCGCCGCGAGGACATCAGCGGGGCGCTGGGAATAATCCGGGTGGGCTCGACAGGGCTAGACGCGACCGCGCTCGGCGCGGCGACCGCGATCGCCGATCTCGCGGCGATCAGCATCGCGCGCCACGGGCGCCTCCGCACCCGGCAGCGGCACGCGAAGCGGCTGCGCTCGACGCTCGACGTCCTGATCACCGTCGAACAGGCCAAAGGCATTCTCGCGGAAAGAACCGGAACGGACATCGAGACGGCGCACAAGCTGATGCAAGACTATGCGCACGTGCAGAACGAATCGATGAGCGGAATTGCGCGCCGCGTGGTCGCCGAGACCGGAAAACCCACCTGA
- a CDS encoding tetratricopeptide repeat protein has product MESIDETLIRGNATLLQLDSATVVALQAATREFRALDYRHGGGACFDAISVLLRYAETLLRSTTSADTMDQFCVALADLHNLAGWTRFDTGHPDLARRHFERALELAAAAGDDDLVANVCYRLGRVHLHHNELDQAARQFEHGQSIAERAGVPLTQSILSSNQAWVHARGGDGAAAVRLLDTARHQFDLASEHADDRTPPWAGFFDATDLTAMIGTVHTELAVTAGAEQSEVAIPALREAAAGYRDGMARSRSFVLIFLATNHVLDGDVDEAGEVGGRAIDAAGQLTSARARDRIRPLLAAARRLPRDRRAVELSERIQSFLTTPMA; this is encoded by the coding sequence GTGGAGAGTATCGACGAAACGCTCATTCGAGGGAATGCGACCCTGCTGCAGCTCGACAGCGCCACCGTTGTCGCGCTCCAAGCCGCCACCCGGGAGTTCCGCGCGCTCGACTACCGGCACGGCGGTGGCGCCTGCTTCGACGCCATCTCGGTCCTGTTGCGGTACGCCGAAACCCTCCTGCGCAGCACCACCTCCGCCGACACCATGGACCAGTTCTGCGTCGCGCTGGCCGACCTGCACAATCTGGCGGGCTGGACCCGTTTCGACACCGGCCATCCCGACCTCGCGCGCAGGCATTTCGAGCGCGCGCTCGAACTGGCCGCGGCGGCCGGTGACGACGACCTGGTGGCCAACGTGTGCTACCGGCTCGGCCGGGTTCACCTGCACCACAACGAACTCGACCAAGCAGCCCGGCAGTTCGAGCACGGCCAGTCGATCGCCGAACGGGCAGGGGTTCCGCTGACGCAGTCGATTCTCTCCTCGAACCAGGCATGGGTGCACGCGCGCGGTGGTGACGGCGCGGCGGCGGTGCGGTTGCTGGACACCGCGCGGCACCAGTTCGACCTGGCTTCGGAGCACGCGGACGACCGAACACCGCCGTGGGCCGGTTTCTTCGACGCGACGGACCTCACCGCGATGATCGGCACCGTGCACACCGAACTGGCGGTCACCGCGGGCGCCGAACAGAGCGAGGTCGCGATCCCCGCGTTGCGGGAGGCCGCCGCGGGGTACCGGGACGGGATGGCCCGCAGCCGCTCGTTCGTGCTCATTTTCCTTGCCACGAACCACGTCCTCGACGGCGACGTCGACGAAGCCGGTGAGGTCGGTGGCCGCGCGATCGACGCCGCGGGGCAGCTCACGTCCGCCAGGGCACGGGATCGCATCCGGCCGCTGCTCGCGGCCGCCCGCCGGCTCCCCCGCGACCGCCGTGCGGTCGAACTGAGCGAACGGATCCAGTCGTTCCTCACCACCCCAATGGCGTGA
- a CDS encoding MMPL family transporter has product MSLRLATNPTGPVPPRVRARWVLPALVVLAWLVFGTVTANFPGRLSQVQTNDGAAFLPAGAEATEVAHLQERFAGGKIQPALVVYERATPLTGADRTAISAASAAIGHLHGLAGPVSQPIPAPDGKAVQVVVPVSGVDGFAAGETVSSVRDLVHDGLPPGLTAAVTGPGGFNADFSEVFGGIDGSLLLITALAVVVILALVYRSPLLPVVVLASAGLALVAASTVVYPLASSGALTLNGQTQGILFILVFGASTDYALLLVARYREELTRQDSPRSAVLTALRASVESIAASAATVVLGLLCMLFSELTSNKGLGPVAAIGIAASLLTSLTFLPAALALLGRAAFWPIRPAAKHRAGLWTRVSRLVGRRYRTVWVVTALGLAVLAAFAPTLKSTGVSQAQVFLDRVESVSGQDTLAEHFPGGAGDPVIVVAKQPAADRVATALGEVSGVDGARVNADPATGAPKVVDGLVEIEAVLDAPADSGTALSTVDKVRDAVRAVPGADARIGGQSAVQQEIRAAAERDRVVIIPIVLLVIFGVLALLLRSLLAPLMLIGTVVLSFAATLGVGALVFNHLLGFPGSDPSVPLYAFVFLVALGIDYNIFLMHRVREEAHGLGTRAGTLEALSVTGGVITSAGVVLAATFAALSVLPILFMAQIAFLVAFGVLLDTLIVRSLLVPALTVHIGRTLWWPGALRKGAV; this is encoded by the coding sequence ATGAGCCTGCGGCTGGCCACCAACCCCACCGGCCCGGTGCCCCCGCGCGTACGCGCGCGCTGGGTGCTGCCCGCGCTGGTGGTTCTCGCGTGGCTCGTCTTCGGCACCGTCACGGCGAACTTCCCTGGCCGGCTTTCGCAGGTGCAGACGAACGACGGCGCGGCGTTCCTCCCCGCCGGGGCGGAAGCGACGGAGGTCGCGCACCTGCAGGAGCGGTTCGCGGGCGGGAAGATCCAGCCCGCGCTCGTGGTGTACGAGCGGGCCACTCCCCTCACCGGCGCCGATCGCACGGCGATCTCCGCGGCTTCCGCGGCGATCGGGCACCTGCATGGGCTCGCGGGGCCGGTGAGCCAGCCGATCCCCGCGCCGGACGGAAAAGCGGTACAGGTCGTCGTCCCGGTGTCCGGTGTGGACGGTTTCGCCGCTGGCGAGACGGTGAGCTCGGTACGCGATCTCGTGCACGACGGCCTTCCGCCGGGGCTGACCGCGGCGGTCACCGGGCCTGGTGGGTTCAACGCGGACTTCAGCGAGGTGTTCGGCGGTATCGACGGCAGCCTGCTGCTCATCACCGCGCTCGCCGTCGTCGTGATCCTGGCGCTGGTCTACCGGAGCCCGCTGCTCCCGGTGGTGGTGCTCGCCTCCGCGGGGCTCGCACTCGTCGCGGCGTCCACCGTCGTGTATCCGCTCGCGTCCAGCGGCGCGCTCACGCTCAACGGGCAGACACAGGGCATCTTGTTCATCCTGGTCTTCGGCGCGTCGACCGACTACGCGCTCCTGCTCGTCGCGCGGTACCGCGAAGAGCTGACGAGACAGGACAGTCCACGCTCGGCGGTGCTGACCGCCTTGCGCGCGTCCGTCGAGTCCATCGCCGCCTCGGCCGCCACGGTCGTGCTCGGGCTGCTGTGCATGCTGTTCAGCGAACTCACTTCCAACAAGGGCCTCGGCCCGGTGGCCGCGATCGGCATCGCCGCGTCGCTGCTGACCTCGCTCACCTTCCTTCCCGCGGCGCTGGCGCTGCTCGGTCGCGCCGCGTTCTGGCCGATTCGGCCCGCCGCCAAGCACCGCGCCGGGCTGTGGACGCGCGTCTCCCGGCTCGTCGGCCGCCGGTACCGGACCGTGTGGGTGGTCACCGCGCTCGGCCTCGCCGTGCTCGCCGCCTTCGCCCCCACGCTGAAGTCGACCGGCGTCAGCCAGGCGCAGGTGTTCCTCGACCGGGTCGAATCGGTGTCGGGCCAGGACACGCTCGCCGAGCACTTCCCGGGTGGCGCGGGCGATCCGGTGATCGTCGTCGCCAAGCAACCCGCGGCGGACCGTGTGGCGACGGCGTTGGGTGAGGTCTCCGGTGTCGACGGCGCACGGGTGAACGCGGATCCCGCCACCGGCGCGCCCAAGGTGGTGGACGGCCTCGTCGAGATCGAAGCGGTGCTCGACGCGCCTGCCGATTCCGGTACCGCGCTGTCCACAGTGGACAAGGTGCGGGACGCGGTGCGCGCCGTGCCGGGTGCCGACGCCAGGATCGGTGGCCAGAGCGCGGTGCAGCAGGAGATCCGCGCCGCCGCCGAACGCGATCGCGTGGTGATCATCCCGATCGTGCTGCTGGTGATCTTCGGCGTCCTCGCACTGCTCCTGCGGTCGCTGCTCGCGCCGCTGATGCTGATCGGGACCGTGGTGCTGTCCTTCGCCGCCACGCTGGGCGTCGGCGCGCTGGTCTTCAACCACCTGCTCGGCTTCCCCGGCTCGGACCCGTCGGTTCCGTTGTACGCCTTCGTCTTCCTGGTGGCGCTGGGCATCGACTACAACATCTTCCTGATGCACCGCGTCCGCGAAGAGGCGCACGGCCTCGGCACCAGGGCGGGAACGCTCGAAGCGCTGTCGGTGACCGGCGGGGTGATCACCTCGGCCGGCGTCGTCCTCGCCGCGACGTTCGCCGCGCTGTCCGTGCTGCCGATCCTGTTCATGGCGCAGATCGCGTTCCTGGTCGCCTTCGGGGTTCTCCTCGACACCTTGATCGTGCGTTCACTGCTGGTGCCCGCGCTCACCGTCCACATCGGACGTACTTTGTGGTGGCCCGGTGCGCTTCGCAAGGGCGCGGTCTGA
- a CDS encoding MFS transporter yields MKFTPESRAVGNRPWWTLAAVSLGGMMAGLDGTALTIAGPEIARTTGTSLAGLQWVTTAYLLALAAALFPAGRLADRFGRRAVFLTGVLGFGVVSLLIALTSSIGMLVGLRALQGICGALLQPAALALLRAVFPPARLELALGIWGGASAAAIAAGPIVAGLLVEWAGWQAVFVVNVPIAVLTAAIAVARTGESRAVGEPGTIRELLRSPGVGAGAVLTALSYFSLFGLLFFLTLYLQNVRGLDPVGAGMWLLPVTVVVVVSAPAGGLLTGRFGPRLPAAAGLALVSVGLLGFTRLDAGTGWLDALPASVVLGLGTGVALIAATQLIVAGAPVSMSGLASALQQVATQIGGVLGIVALGAVMSLRAKAFVADDAVTRGAVPPGVAPDVAHHAFLTGFAATAIAAAAVTAVGAVVAVRLPPATGGSDRALAKRTGPPQSTSDVDGERGHQQ; encoded by the coding sequence ATGAAATTTACGCCGGAGTCCCGTGCCGTGGGAAACCGGCCGTGGTGGACGCTGGCCGCGGTATCCCTCGGCGGCATGATGGCCGGGCTCGACGGCACGGCGCTGACCATCGCCGGGCCCGAGATCGCCCGCACCACCGGGACCTCGCTGGCCGGGCTGCAGTGGGTGACGACCGCGTACCTGCTCGCGCTCGCCGCGGCGCTCTTCCCGGCCGGGAGGCTCGCGGACCGCTTCGGCCGCAGGGCGGTGTTCCTCACCGGGGTGCTCGGGTTCGGAGTCGTCTCGCTGCTGATCGCGCTGACCTCGTCGATCGGGATGCTGGTGGGGTTGCGCGCGCTGCAAGGGATCTGCGGCGCGCTGCTGCAACCGGCGGCGCTCGCGCTGCTCCGCGCGGTGTTCCCCCCGGCACGGCTGGAGCTCGCGCTCGGGATCTGGGGTGGCGCGTCGGCCGCCGCGATCGCCGCGGGGCCGATCGTGGCTGGCCTGCTCGTCGAGTGGGCTGGCTGGCAGGCGGTGTTCGTGGTCAACGTGCCGATCGCCGTGCTCACCGCCGCGATCGCGGTCGCGCGGACCGGCGAGTCGCGGGCGGTGGGGGAGCCGGGCACGATCCGGGAGCTGCTGCGGTCGCCGGGTGTCGGCGCCGGTGCGGTGCTGACCGCGCTGAGCTACTTCTCGTTGTTCGGGCTGTTGTTCTTCCTCACGCTGTACTTGCAGAACGTGCGCGGCCTCGATCCGGTCGGTGCCGGGATGTGGTTGCTCCCGGTGACCGTGGTGGTGGTCGTCAGCGCCCCGGCCGGCGGCCTGCTCACCGGCAGGTTCGGGCCACGCCTTCCCGCCGCCGCCGGGCTCGCGCTGGTCTCGGTCGGGTTGCTCGGGTTCACCCGGCTCGACGCGGGCACGGGATGGCTCGACGCGCTCCCCGCTTCGGTGGTGCTGGGCCTCGGCACCGGTGTCGCGCTGATCGCGGCGACTCAGCTGATCGTGGCGGGCGCACCGGTTTCGATGTCCGGGCTCGCGTCGGCGTTGCAGCAGGTGGCCACCCAGATCGGTGGCGTGCTGGGCATCGTGGCGCTCGGCGCCGTGATGTCGTTGCGCGCCAAGGCGTTCGTCGCGGACGACGCGGTCACGCGTGGCGCCGTGCCGCCCGGTGTCGCGCCGGATGTGGCACATCACGCGTTCCTCACCGGGTTCGCGGCGACCGCGATCGCCGCCGCGGCGGTCACGGCGGTCGGCGCGGTGGTCGCGGTCCGGCTGCCGCCTGCCACGGGCGGCTCAGACCGCGCCCTTGCGAAGCGCACCGGGCCACCACAAAGTACGTCCGATGTGGACGGTGAGCGCGGGCACCAGCAGTGA
- a CDS encoding fatty acyl-AMP ligase, translated as MAYQDTVFSTGFGPLTSSLASRWDSDRPAFTFVDYSERREGVSTTLSWAELDLRARAVAARLGEVTTAGERVAVLCPQNLDYVVAFFGALYAGVIAVPLFAPEVSAHGERLVGALADSDPEVWLTSESAVADIRALLDAHPVPRPKHLIAVDTVDTALAARYTDVAVVPDQPAYLQYTSGSTRKPAGAVITHRALAANVRQIVEAYGTGEDSTCAGWLPFFHDMGLLQLICLPAHAGCHSVFTTPFAFTRKPLRWLHLMSGRRDVITAAPNFAFSYTAAKLAAGGDTEGIDLSGVHAAINGSEPVRAETIDGFLAAAGPLGFRAEAHRPSYGLAEATVFVSTTDARAPRVAVLDRAELGAGRAVVVEPGHDRALSLVSAGRPVGQELRVVDPATGAPLPDGTVGEIWLHGPNIAAGYWRQATRSAESFDGTVTEGEPRSGWLRTGDLGVWHEGEIYLTGRLKDLIIIDGKNHYPQDIEATAQEAHPALRRDRLAVFSVTRDGQEAPVVVAEYSNHVAEADRNVEEIERAVRAAVAKHHDLRLHEFVLVPPGTVLRTSSGKIARSATRSHYLSGGLS; from the coding sequence ATGGCTTACCAAGACACCGTATTCTCCACCGGGTTCGGCCCGCTGACCTCGTCACTGGCGAGCCGCTGGGACTCCGACCGGCCCGCGTTCACCTTCGTCGACTACAGCGAGCGGCGTGAGGGCGTGTCCACCACGCTCAGCTGGGCCGAACTCGACCTGCGCGCCCGCGCGGTCGCCGCCCGCCTCGGCGAGGTGACCACCGCCGGGGAGCGCGTCGCGGTGCTGTGCCCGCAGAACCTCGACTACGTCGTCGCGTTCTTCGGCGCCCTGTACGCGGGGGTGATCGCGGTTCCGCTGTTCGCCCCCGAGGTGAGCGCGCACGGCGAGCGGCTCGTCGGGGCGCTCGCGGACAGCGACCCCGAGGTGTGGCTCACCTCGGAATCGGCGGTGGCCGATATCCGCGCCCTGCTCGACGCGCACCCGGTGCCGCGGCCGAAGCACCTGATCGCGGTGGACACTGTGGACACCGCGCTCGCCGCGCGCTACACCGACGTCGCGGTCGTTCCGGACCAGCCCGCGTATCTGCAGTACACCTCCGGCTCGACGAGGAAGCCCGCTGGCGCGGTCATCACGCACCGCGCACTCGCGGCGAACGTCCGCCAGATCGTCGAGGCGTACGGCACCGGCGAGGACAGCACGTGCGCCGGATGGCTCCCCTTCTTCCACGACATGGGCCTGCTCCAGCTCATCTGCCTGCCCGCCCACGCGGGCTGCCATTCGGTGTTCACCACGCCGTTCGCCTTCACCCGCAAGCCGCTGCGCTGGCTGCACCTGATGAGCGGGCGCCGTGACGTGATCACCGCGGCACCCAACTTCGCCTTCTCCTACACCGCGGCGAAACTGGCGGCGGGTGGCGACACCGAAGGGATCGACCTCAGCGGGGTGCACGCCGCGATCAACGGCAGCGAGCCGGTCCGCGCCGAGACGATCGACGGGTTCCTTGCCGCGGCGGGGCCGCTGGGCTTCCGCGCCGAGGCGCACCGGCCGTCGTACGGGCTCGCGGAGGCGACCGTGTTCGTCAGCACCACCGATGCGCGCGCTCCTCGCGTGGCGGTGCTGGACCGGGCGGAGCTCGGTGCCGGGCGCGCGGTCGTGGTCGAACCGGGGCACGACCGGGCGCTGAGCCTGGTGTCGGCGGGGCGGCCGGTCGGCCAGGAACTGCGCGTCGTCGATCCGGCCACCGGCGCGCCCCTGCCGGACGGCACGGTCGGCGAGATCTGGTTGCACGGCCCCAACATCGCCGCCGGTTACTGGCGCCAGGCCACGCGTTCGGCGGAGTCCTTCGACGGCACGGTGACCGAAGGCGAACCGCGGTCGGGGTGGCTGCGCACCGGTGACCTCGGGGTCTGGCACGAGGGCGAGATCTACCTGACCGGCAGGCTCAAGGACCTGATCATCATCGACGGCAAGAACCACTACCCCCAGGACATCGAAGCGACCGCACAGGAAGCGCACCCGGCACTGCGGCGCGACCGGCTCGCCGTGTTCAGCGTGACCCGCGACGGGCAGGAGGCGCCGGTGGTGGTCGCCGAGTACTCCAACCACGTCGCCGAGGCGGACCGGAACGTCGAGGAGATCGAGCGCGCCGTCCGCGCGGCCGTCGCCAAGCACCACGACCTGCGGCTGCACGAGTTCGTCCTGGTGCCGCCGGGAACCGTGCTCCGCACCTCGAGCGGCAAGATCGCCCGCTCGGCCACCCGCTCGCACTACCTGTCCGGAGGCCTGTCGTGA